One Vigna unguiculata cultivar IT97K-499-35 chromosome 7, ASM411807v1, whole genome shotgun sequence genomic region harbors:
- the LOC114191616 gene encoding uncharacterized protein LOC114191616, producing the protein MEGLAGLSHLFVTIFLTGFGGVIAIPSITDVTMAALCPGQDQCSLAIYLSGIQQAMAGVGSVVMTPLIGNLSDRYGRKALITLPLTLSVIPYVILAYSRETQFFYAYYVVRTLASMAGEGSFHCLALAYVADKVPDGKRTSAFGILAGVGSASFVGGTLAARFLSTALTFQVAAVLSMIALVYMRIFLKDSVPGGGVRQPLLKEVEETCAEDDSSRRATGAFKKLPSLGDLICLVKCSPTFSQAAVVSFFNSLVEGGLMAVLLYYLKARFQFNKNQFADLLMITGVGATLAQLFLMPVLVPVIGEEKLLSTGLLIGCINVLVYSIAWSGWVPYALAGCSIFTVFVRPSLCSIASKQVGPTEQGMVQGCLSGISSSANIIAPLVFSPLTALFLSENAPFYYPGFSLLCLGLAMMIAFFQSLMIRAAPPIVVGKNSSSRCTDTLV; encoded by the exons ATGGAGGGTTTAGCAGGTTTGAGCCATCTTTTTGTGACAATATTTCTAACTGGGTTTGGTGGTGTCATAGCTATTCCTTCAATCACAGATGTTACCATGGCTGCACTTTGCCCTGGTCAAGATCAGTGTTCCCTTGCCATTTACCTCTCTGGTATCCAACAAGCT ATGGCTGGAGTGGGGTCAGTGGTGATGACACCACTTATAGGAAACTTGTCCGACAGATATGGCAGGAAAGCCTTGATCACTCTTCCTCTCACTCTCTCAGTCATTCCTTATG TGATATTGGCATATAGCAGGGAGACCCAATTCTTCTATGCGTACTACGTTGTGAGAACTCTTGCTTCCATGGCAGGCGAAGGGTCCTTCCACTGCCTGGCTTTAGCATATGTG GCAGACAAGGTTCCAGATGGGAAACGAACATCTGCATTTGGGATACTTGCTGGTGTTGGATCAGCATCATTCGTTGGTGGAACACTAGCAGCTCGTTTTCTATCCACTGCCTTGACATTTCAG GTTGCTGCTGTCTTGTCAATGATTGCATTGGTGTACATGAGAATTTTCCTTAAGGATAGTGTACCTGGTGGTGGTGTGAGGCAGCCATTGTTGAAAGAGGTGGAGGAGACATGTGCTGAGGATGATTCATCACGAAGGGCAACAGGAGCATTCAAGAAACTTCCCTCTCTGGGGGATTTGATTTGCTTGGTCAAGTGTAG TCCCACGTTCTCACAAGCAGCAGTTGTTTCGTTCTTCAATAGTCTTGTGGAAGGTGGCTTGATGGCTGTATTGCTG TATTATTTAAAGGCACGGTTTCAATTCAACAAGAACCAGTTTGCAGATTTGTTGATGATTACTGGGGTTGGAGCTACTCTTGCACAA CTATTTCTCATGCCCGTTTTAGTGCCTGTTATAGGAGAGGAGAAGCTGCTCTCCACAGGGCTCTTGATTGGCTGCATAAAT GTCCTAGTCTACAGCATAGCATGGTCAGGATGG GTTCCTTATGCTCTAGCAGGTTGCTCTATATTCACAGTTTTTGTGCGGCCAAGT TTATGCAGCATTGCATCGAAGCAAGTTGGACCTACAGAACAG GGAATGGTTCAAGGATGTCTTTCAGGAATTAGTTCCTCCGCCAACATCATTGCTCCGTTAGTTTTCAGTCCACTGACAG CCTTATTCCTGTCAGAAAATGCTCCGTTTTATTATCCTGGCTTCAGTCTGCTGTGCCTTGGGCTAGCGATG ATGATAGCATTTTTTCAGAGTCTAATGATCCGAGCTGCTCCTCCTATTGTGGTTGGAAAAAATAGCAGTAGCCGCTGCACGGATACTTTGGTCTGA
- the LOC114191533 gene encoding DDB1- and CUL4-associated factor 8 isoform X1 → MNKRPITAVYKAIPDLCHRELGHLPPRNFALRLGASEDLVLRLDVLRKLAKHRGCVNTVSFNTDGDILVSGSDDWRVILWDWETGGIKLSFHSGHTNNVFQAKIMPHSEDRSIVTCAADGQVRHAQILENGGVETKFLAKHQGRAHKLAIEPGSPHIFYTCGEDGLVQHFDLRTGVATELFTCQPIKDRWNYMPVIHLNAIAIDPRNPNLFAVAGTDEYTRLYDIRKYKWDGSTDFGQPTDFFCPPHLIGDERVGITGLAFSEQRELLVSYNDEFIYLFTQDMGLGPNPDHEFPKSTNCDADELGFSHGSVLSQSNMDGDEKITPQVFKGHRNCETVKGVNFFGPKCEYVVSGSDCGRIFVWKKKGGQLIRVMEADKHVVNCIESHPHSMVLASSGIEHDIKIWTPKALEKATLPKIIEQKVHVCDRVHWFSIGGGGYDEDDHIMSDDDFEDEMSESDDDEEDREEDDDDDDDDENDYDYDDEEEEEEGEEEKEESDNDDCDEDDW, encoded by the exons ATGAACAAGAGGCCTATAACCGCCGTCTACAAGGCCATTCCTGATCTCTGCCATCGAGAACTCGGCCATCTACCGCCAAGAAATTTCGCTCTCCGACTTGGCGCCTCCGAG GATCTTGTCCTTCGACTTGATGTGCTCAGGAAACTTGCCAAGCACAGAGGTTGTGTCAACACTGTCAGCTTCAATACTGATGGGGACATTCTGGTGTCTGGTTCTGATGATTGGAGGGTTATTCTCTGGGACTGGGAGACTGGCGGTATTAAACTCTCTTTCCATTCTGGTCACACCAACAATGTTTTCCAGGCCAAGATCATGCCTCACTCTGAGGATCGAAGCATTGTCACCTGTGCTGCTGATGGACAG GTTAGACATGCTCAAATTCTTGAAAATGGAGGAGTGGAAACTAAGTTTCTGGCCAAGCATCAAGGAAGGGCGCATAAATTGGCTATTGAACCTGGTAGCcctcatatattttatacatgTGGTGAAGATGGATTAGTACAGCAT TTTGATCTGAGAACTGGGGTCGCAACAGAACTTTTTACATGCCAGCCAATCAAGGATAGGTGGAACTATATGCCAGTCATCCATCTTAATGCTATTGCAATTGATCCAAGGAACCCAAATCTCTTTGCCGTTGCTGGAACTGATGAATATACTAGACTTTATGATATTCGCAAGTATAAATGGGATGGATCTACTGATTTTGGTCAACCAACCGACTTCTTTTGTCCTCCTCACTTGATTGGTGACGAGCGGGTTGGAATAACAGGCTTGGCCTTTTCTGAACAAAGAGAGCTGCTTGTGTCATACAACGACGAGTTTATTTACCTTTTTACCCAAGATATGGGTTTGGGACCCAACCCTGATCATGAGTTTCCTAAATCTACGAACTGTGATGCAGATGAACTTGGATTTAGTCATGGATCTGTGTTGTCTCAATCCAACATGGATGGCGATGAAAAAATCACCCCGCAAGTATTTAAGGGACACAGGAATTGTGAGACAGTTAAGGGTGTCAACTTTTTTGGACCCAAGTGTGAGTATGTGGTGAGTGGGTCGGACTGTGGTCGGATTTTTGTATGGAAAAAGAAAGGTGGTCAGCTTATTCGTGTCATGGAAGCAGATAAGCATGTTGTGAACTGCATTGAGTCTCATCCTCATTCAATGGTTCTTGCAAGCAGTGGTATTGAGCATGACATCAAGATATGGACTCCAAAGGCCCTTGAGAAAGCTACTCTGCCCAAAATTATTGAGCAG AAGGTTCATGTGTGTGATCGTGTTCATTGGTTTTCAATTGGTGGTGGTGGCTATGACGAAGATGATCATATTATGTCTGATGATGACTTTGAGGATGAGATGTCTGAGAGTGATGATGACGAAGAGGacagagaagaagatgatgatgatgatgatgatgatgagaatgattatgattatgatgatgaggaggaggaggaggagggggaggaggagaaggaagagAGTGACAATGATGATTGTGATGAAGATGATTGGTGA
- the LOC114191533 gene encoding DDB1- and CUL4-associated factor 8 isoform X2, with amino-acid sequence MNKRPITAVYKAIPDLCHRELGHLPPRNFALRLGASEDLVLRLDVLRKLAKHRGCVNTVSFNTDGDILVSGSDDWRVILWDWETGGIKLSFHSGHTNNVFQAKIMPHSEDRSIVTCAADGQVRHAQILENGGVETKFLAKHQGRAHKLAIEPGSPHIFYTCGEDGLVQHFDLRTGVATELFTCQPIKDRWNYMPVIHLNAIAIDPRNPNLFAVAGTDEYTRLYDIRKYKWDGSTDFGQPTDFFCPPHLIGDERVGITGLAFSEQRELLVSYNDEFIYLFTQDMGLGPNPDHEFPKSTNCDADELGFSHGSVLSQSNMDGDEKITPQVFKGHRNCETVKGVNFFGPKCEYVVSGSDCGRIFVWKKKGGQLIRVMEADKHVVNCIESHPHSMVLASSGIEHDIKIWTPKALEKATLPKIIEQVHVCDRVHWFSIGGGGYDEDDHIMSDDDFEDEMSESDDDEEDREEDDDDDDDDENDYDYDDEEEEEEGEEEKEESDNDDCDEDDW; translated from the exons ATGAACAAGAGGCCTATAACCGCCGTCTACAAGGCCATTCCTGATCTCTGCCATCGAGAACTCGGCCATCTACCGCCAAGAAATTTCGCTCTCCGACTTGGCGCCTCCGAG GATCTTGTCCTTCGACTTGATGTGCTCAGGAAACTTGCCAAGCACAGAGGTTGTGTCAACACTGTCAGCTTCAATACTGATGGGGACATTCTGGTGTCTGGTTCTGATGATTGGAGGGTTATTCTCTGGGACTGGGAGACTGGCGGTATTAAACTCTCTTTCCATTCTGGTCACACCAACAATGTTTTCCAGGCCAAGATCATGCCTCACTCTGAGGATCGAAGCATTGTCACCTGTGCTGCTGATGGACAG GTTAGACATGCTCAAATTCTTGAAAATGGAGGAGTGGAAACTAAGTTTCTGGCCAAGCATCAAGGAAGGGCGCATAAATTGGCTATTGAACCTGGTAGCcctcatatattttatacatgTGGTGAAGATGGATTAGTACAGCAT TTTGATCTGAGAACTGGGGTCGCAACAGAACTTTTTACATGCCAGCCAATCAAGGATAGGTGGAACTATATGCCAGTCATCCATCTTAATGCTATTGCAATTGATCCAAGGAACCCAAATCTCTTTGCCGTTGCTGGAACTGATGAATATACTAGACTTTATGATATTCGCAAGTATAAATGGGATGGATCTACTGATTTTGGTCAACCAACCGACTTCTTTTGTCCTCCTCACTTGATTGGTGACGAGCGGGTTGGAATAACAGGCTTGGCCTTTTCTGAACAAAGAGAGCTGCTTGTGTCATACAACGACGAGTTTATTTACCTTTTTACCCAAGATATGGGTTTGGGACCCAACCCTGATCATGAGTTTCCTAAATCTACGAACTGTGATGCAGATGAACTTGGATTTAGTCATGGATCTGTGTTGTCTCAATCCAACATGGATGGCGATGAAAAAATCACCCCGCAAGTATTTAAGGGACACAGGAATTGTGAGACAGTTAAGGGTGTCAACTTTTTTGGACCCAAGTGTGAGTATGTGGTGAGTGGGTCGGACTGTGGTCGGATTTTTGTATGGAAAAAGAAAGGTGGTCAGCTTATTCGTGTCATGGAAGCAGATAAGCATGTTGTGAACTGCATTGAGTCTCATCCTCATTCAATGGTTCTTGCAAGCAGTGGTATTGAGCATGACATCAAGATATGGACTCCAAAGGCCCTTGAGAAAGCTACTCTGCCCAAAATTATTGAGCAG GTTCATGTGTGTGATCGTGTTCATTGGTTTTCAATTGGTGGTGGTGGCTATGACGAAGATGATCATATTATGTCTGATGATGACTTTGAGGATGAGATGTCTGAGAGTGATGATGACGAAGAGGacagagaagaagatgatgatgatgatgatgatgatgagaatgattatgattatgatgatgaggaggaggaggaggagggggaggaggagaaggaagagAGTGACAATGATGATTGTGATGAAGATGATTGGTGA
- the LOC114191533 gene encoding DDB1- and CUL4-associated factor 8 isoform X3 → MNKRPITAVYKAIPDLCHRELGHLPPRNFALRLGASEDLVLRLDVLRKLAKHRGCVNTVSFNTDGDILVSGSDDWRVILWDWETGGIKLSFHSGHTNNVFQAKIMPHSEDRSIVTCAADGQVRHAQILENGGVETKFLAKHQGRAHKLAIEPGSPHIFYTCGEDGLVQHFDLRTGVATELFTCQPIKDRWNYMPVIHLNAIAIDPRNPNLFAVAGTDEYTRLYDIRKYKWDGSTDFGQPTDFFCPPHLIGDERVGITGLAFSEQRELLVSYNDEFIYLFTQDMGLGPNPDHEFPKSTNCDADELGFSHGSVLSQSNMDGDEKITPQVFKGHRNCETVKGVNFFGPKCEYVVSGSDCGRIFVWKKKGGQLIRVMEADKHVVNCIESHPHSMVLASSGIEHDIKIWTPKALEKATLPKIIEQKPKARGWMYRIASPEDLMLQLLSLPRRRLRTENNRENSTTDRDLLQLILTFNANSDSSNDDDDDGDDDEDDADTTSQDDLFC, encoded by the exons ATGAACAAGAGGCCTATAACCGCCGTCTACAAGGCCATTCCTGATCTCTGCCATCGAGAACTCGGCCATCTACCGCCAAGAAATTTCGCTCTCCGACTTGGCGCCTCCGAG GATCTTGTCCTTCGACTTGATGTGCTCAGGAAACTTGCCAAGCACAGAGGTTGTGTCAACACTGTCAGCTTCAATACTGATGGGGACATTCTGGTGTCTGGTTCTGATGATTGGAGGGTTATTCTCTGGGACTGGGAGACTGGCGGTATTAAACTCTCTTTCCATTCTGGTCACACCAACAATGTTTTCCAGGCCAAGATCATGCCTCACTCTGAGGATCGAAGCATTGTCACCTGTGCTGCTGATGGACAG GTTAGACATGCTCAAATTCTTGAAAATGGAGGAGTGGAAACTAAGTTTCTGGCCAAGCATCAAGGAAGGGCGCATAAATTGGCTATTGAACCTGGTAGCcctcatatattttatacatgTGGTGAAGATGGATTAGTACAGCAT TTTGATCTGAGAACTGGGGTCGCAACAGAACTTTTTACATGCCAGCCAATCAAGGATAGGTGGAACTATATGCCAGTCATCCATCTTAATGCTATTGCAATTGATCCAAGGAACCCAAATCTCTTTGCCGTTGCTGGAACTGATGAATATACTAGACTTTATGATATTCGCAAGTATAAATGGGATGGATCTACTGATTTTGGTCAACCAACCGACTTCTTTTGTCCTCCTCACTTGATTGGTGACGAGCGGGTTGGAATAACAGGCTTGGCCTTTTCTGAACAAAGAGAGCTGCTTGTGTCATACAACGACGAGTTTATTTACCTTTTTACCCAAGATATGGGTTTGGGACCCAACCCTGATCATGAGTTTCCTAAATCTACGAACTGTGATGCAGATGAACTTGGATTTAGTCATGGATCTGTGTTGTCTCAATCCAACATGGATGGCGATGAAAAAATCACCCCGCAAGTATTTAAGGGACACAGGAATTGTGAGACAGTTAAGGGTGTCAACTTTTTTGGACCCAAGTGTGAGTATGTGGTGAGTGGGTCGGACTGTGGTCGGATTTTTGTATGGAAAAAGAAAGGTGGTCAGCTTATTCGTGTCATGGAAGCAGATAAGCATGTTGTGAACTGCATTGAGTCTCATCCTCATTCAATGGTTCTTGCAAGCAGTGGTATTGAGCATGACATCAAGATATGGACTCCAAAGGCCCTTGAGAAAGCTACTCTGCCCAAAATTATTGAGCAG AAACCGAAGGCTAGGGGCTGGATGTACCGGATAGCATCTCCTGAAGACCTGATGTTGCAACTGTTATCACTTCCAAGACGAAGGCTTAGGACAGAAAACAATCGAGAAAACTCAACTACAGATCGAGACCTTCTACAGTTGATACTGACATTCAATGCCAATAGTGACAGTtctaatgatgatgatgatgatggtgatgatgatgaggaTGATGCAGATACAACCAGTCAAGATGACTTGTTCTGTTAG
- the LOC114191617 gene encoding uncharacterized protein LOC114191617, whose protein sequence is MMETLATSSSAALPSSSSPFSIFPSRRTSLYPPKTLQFRLPSKRDDARDSDAKDNTLPIISDRCLSLSPLSKDAAMGLVLSAAVGRGWTTGSGMEGPSVPAVGRGNESGNISTFPWSLFTKSPRRRMLVAFTCTICGQRTTRAINPHAYTDGTVFVQCCGCNAYHKLVDHLNLFQETNCYLNSSFKFKGEGWDDLKFRYMDDNDDDNDIFPIS, encoded by the exons ATGATGGAAACCTTGGCCACATCTTCTTCTGCAGCTCTTCCATCTTCCTCTTCTCCCTTTTCGATTTTCCCTTCAAGAAGAACCTCTCTTTATCCTCCCAAGACTCTCCAATTTCGATTACCCTCCAAGC GTGATGATGCTCGCGATTCAGACGCCAAGGATAACACCCTTCCAATTATCAGTGATCGCTGCCTCTCCCTTTCCCCTCTGTCCAAA GATGCTGCGATGGGACTGGTACTGAGTGCTGCGGTGGGTAGAGGATGGACCACTGGTTCAGGGATGGAAGGTCCTTCTGTTCCTGCAGTTGGTAGGGGTAATGAATCTGGGAACATCTCCACTTTCCCATGGTCTCTCTTCACAAAATCCCCTAGGAGAAGGATGCTGGTGGCTTTTACTTGTACCATCTGTGGCCAGCGAACTACACGGGCTATTAATCCCCATGCTTACACTGATGGCACTGTCTTTGTGCAG TGCTGTGGATGCAATGCGTATCATAAGCTGGTGGATCACTTGAACTTGTTTCAGGAGACAAATTGCTATTTGAATTCAAGTTTTAAGTTTAAAGGAGAAGGATGGGATGATCTTAAGTTTAGGTATATGGATGATAACGATGACGACAATGACATATTTCCCATTTCATAA
- the LOC114190895 gene encoding serine/threonine protein phosphatase 2A 57 kDa regulatory subunit B' beta isoform-like encodes MGSPKKVSPSTRSPKKSSRTLHDLFVQESPHFTIPSSSPTSGNEELFSTISYCTFVFTFTDPSESPAQRDSKRLQLTRLVSILKSSKKPVHGKVLVALAAMISANLFRPLPPPSSPSAITDLPEEEYPVSIFSPLWSHLQIVYEILLKLVNSTDQKILRECIDHSFLRNLLALFQSEDPRERETLKNVYHKIYSKFISDRSFMRKSMTEVLLNYVFETEKHPGIADLLEIWGTIINGFTVPLKEEHKLFLMRVLIPLHKTKGMQVYHRQLAYCVSQFVQKEPMLGGVVVRGVLRYWPVTNCQKEILLIGELEDLVENLDPDQYRKLALPLCTQITKCINSWNSQVAERALYMWNNEQFVKMALIGTVEVFNVIVEGMEKNLKWHWSKSVRQLTESVKVMLEEMDPDLYSKGLMDMEAKESMAHLEDIKRKKKWERIEWEAAKNQFLNPQRYIRVSY; translated from the exons ATGGGTAGCCCAAAGAAAGTGTCACCATCAACAAGAAGCCCAAAGAAAAGCTCAAGAACTCTCCATGATCTCTTTGTGCAGGAGAGTCCTCACTTCACCATTCCATCTTCTTCTCCCACTTCAGGAAATGAAGAACTTTTCTCCACTATTTCTTACTGCACCTTTGTTTTCACCTTCACCGATCCTTCAGAATCTCCGGCACAGAGAGATTCAAAGAGGCTGCAACTCACAAGACTCGTCTCTATATTGAAGTCTTCCAAGAAACCAGTGCACGGAAAAGTTCTGGTGGCTCTAGCGGCCATGATATCTGCCAACCTCTTCAGGCCACTCCCTCCACCTTCAAGCCCCTCTGCCATCACAGATTTGCCTGAAGAAGAATACCCAGTTTCTATATTTTCTCCTCTGTGGTCGCATCTGCAAATAGTTTACGAGATACTTCTCAAGCTTGTTAACAGCACCGACCAGAAGATACTGAGAGAGTGCATCGATCATTCTTTCCTCCGCAACCTGCTAGCACTTTTCCAGTCAGAAGATCCGAGGGAGCGTGAGACTTTGAAAAATGTGTACCACAAGATATATTCCAAGTTCATTTCTGATCGTTCCTTCATGAGGAAATCAATGACCGAGGTGCTCTTGAACTACGTTTTTGAGACAGAGAAGCATCCGGGTATTGCAGACTTGCTTGAGATATGGGGAACCATAATCAATGGGTTTACCGTGCCGCTCAAGGAAGAACACAAACTGTTCCTGATGAGAGTGCTGATTCCTCTACACAAGACCAAGGGGATGCAAGTGTACCATAGGCAATTGGCCTATTGCGTCTCACAGTTTGTGCAGAAGGAGCCTATGCTTGGAGGGGTTGTTGTCAGAGGGGTTTTGAGGTATTGGCCTGTCACAAACTGTCAAAAAGAAATTTTGCTAATTGGGGAGTTGGAAGATCTGGTTGAGAATTTAGACCCTGACCAGTATCGTAAATTGGCCTTACCCCTGTGTACCCAGATTACCAAATGCATAAACAGTTGGAATTCACAG GTAGCGGAGCGTGCACTGTATATGTGGAACAATGAGCAGTTCGTGAAAATGGCACTGATAGGAACAGTGGAAGTGTTTAATGTGATTGTAGAAGGCATGGAGAAGAACCTGAAGTGGCATTGGAGCAAGAGCGTTAGACAACTAACAGAAAGTGTGAAGGTGATGCTGGAAGAAATGGATCCAGATCTGTATTCCAAGGGTCTCATGGACATGGAAGCTAAAGAATCAATGGCACATCTAGAagatatcaaaagaaaaaagaaatgggaAAGAATAGAATGGGAAGCTGCCAAGAATCAGTTTCTCAACCCACAACGTTATATACGTGTCTCCTACTGA